In Candidatus Methanosuratincola sp., the following proteins share a genomic window:
- a CDS encoding nicotinate phosphoribosyltransferase, whose protein sequence is MKLFNTATDEEIKSGLTSDIYYLRTKSIVDAKGVDKDVVAEVTVGSLPEGWKWGVFCGLDEVINLYSGIPVDVYSLPEGTIFPPRDIRGYRIPEMAIVGKYGSFVSVETATVGLICQASGVATAAARVKKAAAGKTVFAFGIRRMHPAISPMLDRSAYIGGFDGVSGVMGAKLLGIPPSGTMPHPLILMFGKQESAWGAFDEVVDPSVPRIALVDTMCDEKFEAIRAAELLGERLDGVRLDTPGSRRGDFLEIVREVRWELDLRGYRHVKIYVSGGLNESSVSRLAAGPVDGFGVGTSVSNAPTIDFSLDLVEVEGKPISKRGKYGGRKQAWRCPRCHKWAVTPWGSPFGDCPSCRVPLEPMLRKVVEKGVPVAEVEPPNVIRERVLNELEFHSLE, encoded by the coding sequence TTGAAGCTCTTCAACACCGCTACGGACGAGGAGATAAAGTCAGGCCTCACCTCTGACATCTACTACCTCCGGACTAAGTCAATCGTGGATGCCAAGGGCGTCGACAAGGACGTCGTGGCCGAGGTGACCGTGGGCTCTCTCCCCGAGGGATGGAAGTGGGGCGTCTTCTGCGGGCTAGACGAGGTGATCAACCTCTACTCCGGAATTCCGGTTGATGTGTATTCGTTGCCCGAGGGGACGATCTTCCCCCCAAGGGACATTAGGGGTTACCGGATCCCGGAGATGGCGATCGTCGGCAAGTACGGATCCTTCGTTTCGGTCGAGACTGCGACAGTCGGGCTGATCTGCCAGGCTTCGGGCGTAGCTACCGCCGCTGCGAGGGTGAAGAAGGCTGCGGCTGGAAAGACCGTCTTCGCCTTCGGTATCAGGCGGATGCATCCTGCAATTTCACCCATGCTCGACAGGTCTGCGTACATCGGAGGCTTCGACGGAGTCTCTGGTGTAATGGGCGCCAAGCTCCTCGGGATACCGCCTTCAGGTACCATGCCTCACCCGCTTATTCTGATGTTCGGGAAGCAGGAGTCGGCGTGGGGCGCCTTCGATGAGGTTGTCGACCCCTCAGTACCAAGGATTGCGCTTGTCGACACAATGTGCGACGAGAAGTTCGAGGCGATCAGGGCAGCGGAGCTCCTCGGAGAGAGGCTTGACGGTGTCCGCCTCGATACGCCCGGCTCGAGGAGGGGCGATTTCCTCGAGATAGTGAGGGAGGTGCGCTGGGAGCTGGACCTCCGGGGCTACAGGCACGTCAAGATCTACGTGTCTGGTGGACTAAACGAGTCGTCGGTCTCCAGGCTCGCCGCGGGGCCTGTGGACGGCTTCGGGGTAGGGACATCGGTATCAAACGCCCCAACAATCGACTTCTCACTCGACCTGGTCGAGGTCGAGGGCAAGCCGATCTCAAAGAGGGGCAAGTACGGGGGCCGGAAACAGGCTTGGAGGTGCCCCCGGTGCCACAAATGGGCAGTCACCCCTTGGGGATCGCCTTTTGGGGATTGCCCGTCCTGCAGAGTACCGCTTGAGCCAATGCTGCGGAAGGTTGTGGAAAAGGGCGTCCCAGTGGCCGAAGTGGAGCCCCCAAACGTCATAAGGGAGCGGGTTCTAAATGAGCTTGAGTTTCATTCTCTGGAGTGA
- a CDS encoding DEAD/DEAH box helicase codes for MKVDELEIDGKAKQIYSECGITELYPPQEIALRSGVLEGKNLVLAVPTASGKTLVAEICAIKHILERKGKVLYLVPLRALASEKLDEFRRLERIGIRVVMSSGDYDTLDPELGRYDLIIATNEKADSLFRHSPPWVDRLSLVVADEIHLLGEPSRGPTLESILTRIKYLKMDVQVLALSATVSNAEELSGWLGAELVTSDWRPVPLKEGVFCRGSITFLDGESRQVPPSGSGDPVADLAVDAIKSGGQLLVFTGSRNSAVSLAKRLEGPVQRELRASEKSRLKALSERILSLGERTKLTEKLAKSVSCGVAFHHAGLTYPQRKAIEDSFRSAHIKCICATPTLAAGVNTPARRVLIYDYRRFEPGVGRVNIPVLEYKQMAGRAGRPRYDRLGEAILFSRSEEEKDFLIEQYLLAKPEKVWSKLGVAPSLRSQVLAAVAMGLARSRGGIIEFFEESFCAYQYGIDSFKSSILESVSFLIHAGMVKEDKEGEWLEPTALGKRVAELYIDPKSAEIILRALTLRRSGLPAMSYLALVCHTPDMPKLYVRGKEVESLESYLESNADLLLFEVPEEEFEREMVMSELKTALLLREWIDETPEEVIVDNFDIGSGDIYAYVESAKWLLNAAHELARLLDYRESAEPIRRLLMRVENGIRDELLPLISLRGIGRVRARALYSAGYRSIEDLKRASLSDLRRIPQIGPETVKSILEQVGGTITKEEWSSVASRKGTRQLSIDDYDT; via the coding sequence ATTAAGGTAGATGAACTCGAGATCGACGGGAAGGCTAAGCAGATCTACTCGGAGTGCGGGATAACCGAACTCTACCCTCCCCAGGAGATCGCGCTGAGATCCGGCGTCCTTGAAGGGAAGAACCTTGTCCTCGCAGTCCCGACCGCTTCTGGAAAGACGCTCGTGGCAGAGATCTGCGCCATAAAGCACATACTCGAGCGGAAGGGCAAAGTCCTGTACCTCGTTCCCCTTCGGGCCCTCGCTTCCGAGAAGCTCGACGAGTTCAGGCGCCTCGAAAGGATCGGCATCAGGGTCGTGATGAGCAGCGGCGACTATGACACGCTCGACCCGGAGCTCGGCAGGTACGACCTCATAATCGCCACCAACGAAAAGGCGGACTCACTCTTCCGCCACAGCCCGCCCTGGGTCGACCGCCTCTCCCTCGTGGTCGCCGACGAGATCCACCTCCTCGGGGAGCCATCGAGGGGCCCCACTTTGGAGTCGATCCTAACCAGGATAAAGTACCTTAAGATGGACGTCCAAGTGCTGGCGCTCAGCGCGACCGTCAGCAACGCAGAAGAGCTCTCCGGCTGGCTGGGGGCAGAGCTCGTCACGAGCGATTGGCGCCCTGTCCCGCTCAAAGAGGGCGTCTTCTGCCGGGGGAGCATAACTTTTCTGGACGGGGAGTCGAGGCAGGTGCCGCCGTCCGGCAGCGGGGACCCTGTTGCGGATCTGGCTGTAGACGCAATAAAGTCCGGCGGGCAGTTGCTGGTCTTCACCGGGAGCAGGAACTCTGCCGTCTCGCTCGCGAAGAGGCTCGAGGGGCCAGTCCAGAGGGAGCTCAGGGCATCTGAAAAGTCCAGGCTGAAGGCGCTTTCAGAGAGGATACTCTCACTCGGGGAGCGCACAAAGCTGACCGAAAAGCTCGCAAAGTCAGTCTCCTGCGGCGTAGCCTTCCACCATGCAGGACTAACGTACCCCCAGAGAAAGGCGATAGAGGACTCGTTCCGTTCTGCGCATATCAAGTGCATCTGCGCCACACCTACGCTCGCGGCAGGCGTAAACACCCCTGCAAGGCGCGTCCTCATCTACGATTACAGGCGCTTCGAGCCCGGCGTAGGGAGGGTCAATATACCGGTTCTGGAATACAAGCAGATGGCCGGGAGGGCAGGTCGGCCCAGGTACGACAGGCTCGGCGAGGCGATACTCTTCTCAAGGTCCGAGGAGGAAAAGGATTTCCTCATCGAACAGTACCTCCTCGCGAAGCCCGAGAAGGTCTGGTCCAAGCTGGGCGTCGCCCCGTCGCTCAGGTCACAGGTACTCGCAGCCGTGGCTATGGGGCTAGCGCGTTCGAGGGGCGGGATAATTGAGTTCTTCGAGGAGTCGTTCTGCGCCTACCAGTACGGGATAGACTCCTTCAAGAGCTCGATCCTCGAGTCGGTCTCCTTCCTCATCCATGCCGGGATGGTAAAAGAGGATAAGGAGGGAGAGTGGCTTGAGCCCACCGCGCTCGGCAAGAGAGTTGCAGAGCTCTACATCGACCCGAAGTCTGCAGAGATTATCCTACGGGCCCTCACCCTGAGGAGATCCGGGTTGCCTGCAATGAGCTACCTCGCACTGGTATGCCACACGCCGGACATGCCCAAGCTGTACGTCAGGGGTAAGGAGGTCGAGTCGCTCGAGTCCTACCTTGAGTCAAACGCAGACCTCTTGCTCTTCGAGGTGCCTGAAGAAGAGTTCGAGCGCGAGATGGTTATGTCGGAGCTCAAGACCGCGCTCCTGCTGAGGGAGTGGATCGATGAGACGCCTGAGGAAGTGATTGTCGATAACTTTGACATCGGGTCAGGGGATATTTACGCCTACGTTGAGTCTGCCAAGTGGCTTCTCAACGCTGCGCACGAGCTCGCAAGGCTCTTGGACTACCGCGAGTCGGCGGAACCGATCAGGAGGCTCCTCATGAGGGTCGAGAACGGCATCAGGGACGAGCTCCTGCCGCTGATATCACTGCGGGGGATTGGGAGGGTAAGGGCAAGGGCGCTCTACTCTGCAGGATACCGTAGCATCGAAGACCTTAAGCGCGCCTCTCTCTCTGACCTGAGGAGGATCCCCCAGATAGGGCCGGAGACCGTGAAGTCAATACTGGAGCAGGTTGGAGGGACCATCACCAAGGAGGAGTGGTCCTCCGTGGCGTCGAGAAAAGGCACCAGACAGCTCTCGATCGACGACTACGACACGTGA
- a CDS encoding minichromosome maintenance protein MCM — protein MAEEDHLTGVVPMTEAVEILDYRERFVSFLKEFQDSKGAFKYRDAMSSMASQGKTSLVVDFEDVISFDPDLAKEIKEKPLELMPKVNAAIYDAMRAENMQYASKVKNFKARFRKLDEVVPLRSLKSAHMGKLIMVEGIITRASAVKQLLKTAVYQCPRCGEKIVLEQTGNILIPPSQCTNQDCARKGYFRLLPEESQFVDWQLISVQEKPEELPPGQLPRSVEGILQGDIVDTSRPGDRVSLVGILQAKQEFTSRGFRLATFSSGIEANHLEIAERGTEEVAITPEDEKAIKKLASDPNLYDKLIGSIAPSIYAYDEIKEAVAYQLAGGVTKIMPDGIKIRGDINILLVGDPGTAKSQLLQYVSRIAPRGVYTSGKGSTAAGLTATVIRDKNTGEFFLEAGALVIADKGIACIDEIDKMRPEDRSAIHEAMEQQTISIAKAGIVVQLNARSSILAAANPSFGRYVTQKTISENINDLPVTILSRFDLIFTLLDRPDELRDRKMTEHILKLHRGIRVTKDPPIDPELLKKYIYYVRKHGSPKIGEEASKAIEDFFLEMRAMGQGADSPVPITMRQLEAVIRLSEARAKLALKKEVSKEDVQSVIRLLKTFLKQVGIDSSTGKMDIDTIMVGHPKSQGDKMAQLFDIFREMEKENEGRPIRKEALIERAGLEGLDRRFVEKAVTEWINQGVIYEPKHGELKKA, from the coding sequence GTGGCGGAAGAAGATCATCTCACCGGAGTAGTTCCTATGACCGAGGCTGTTGAGATCTTGGATTATCGTGAACGCTTCGTAAGCTTCCTGAAGGAGTTCCAGGACAGCAAGGGTGCCTTCAAGTACAGGGATGCCATGTCCAGCATGGCCTCCCAGGGGAAGACCTCTCTAGTGGTGGACTTTGAGGACGTAATCTCCTTCGACCCGGACCTGGCCAAGGAGATAAAGGAGAAGCCCCTTGAGCTGATGCCTAAGGTAAACGCCGCGATCTACGATGCGATGCGTGCAGAGAATATGCAGTATGCCTCGAAGGTAAAGAACTTCAAGGCGAGGTTCAGGAAGCTCGACGAGGTCGTCCCGCTCAGGTCGCTCAAGTCGGCGCACATGGGAAAGCTGATCATGGTGGAAGGGATAATCACAAGGGCATCCGCAGTGAAGCAGCTGCTGAAGACTGCGGTCTACCAGTGCCCGCGCTGCGGGGAGAAGATAGTTCTGGAGCAGACGGGCAACATTCTGATACCCCCGTCGCAGTGCACGAACCAGGACTGTGCCAGGAAGGGGTATTTTAGACTCCTCCCCGAGGAATCCCAGTTCGTCGACTGGCAGCTTATATCGGTACAGGAGAAACCGGAGGAGCTGCCCCCCGGCCAACTCCCGCGCTCTGTCGAGGGCATCCTCCAGGGCGACATAGTCGACACCTCCAGGCCGGGCGACAGGGTCTCGCTCGTAGGCATACTGCAGGCAAAGCAGGAATTCACCTCCAGGGGCTTCAGGCTCGCGACCTTCTCCTCCGGGATAGAGGCTAACCACCTGGAGATAGCCGAGAGGGGGACCGAGGAAGTAGCCATCACCCCCGAGGACGAGAAGGCGATAAAGAAGCTCGCCTCAGACCCCAACCTCTATGACAAGCTCATCGGCTCGATCGCCCCCTCGATCTATGCGTACGACGAGATAAAGGAGGCGGTGGCATACCAGCTCGCAGGGGGGGTCACAAAGATCATGCCAGACGGGATCAAGATCAGGGGCGACATCAACATCCTGCTGGTGGGCGACCCGGGAACTGCGAAGTCCCAGCTCCTCCAGTACGTCTCGAGGATAGCCCCCCGCGGAGTCTACACCTCCGGGAAGGGGTCAACCGCCGCGGGCCTCACGGCGACTGTCATTCGGGATAAGAACACAGGCGAGTTCTTCCTAGAGGCCGGGGCCCTCGTCATCGCCGACAAGGGGATAGCCTGCATCGACGAGATCGACAAGATGCGCCCCGAAGACAGATCCGCCATACACGAGGCGATGGAACAACAGACAATCAGCATAGCCAAGGCAGGAATTGTGGTCCAGCTCAACGCAAGGAGCAGCATTCTCGCTGCAGCGAACCCGAGCTTCGGCAGGTACGTCACGCAGAAGACGATCTCGGAGAACATCAACGACCTACCCGTCACGATCCTCTCAAGGTTCGACCTCATATTCACGCTGCTCGACCGCCCCGACGAGCTCAGGGACAGGAAGATGACCGAGCACATACTCAAGCTCCACCGGGGAATCCGCGTTACAAAGGACCCCCCCATAGACCCGGAGCTGCTAAAGAAGTACATCTACTATGTGAGGAAGCACGGGTCGCCCAAGATAGGCGAAGAGGCCAGCAAGGCAATCGAGGACTTCTTCCTCGAGATGAGGGCGATGGGGCAGGGCGCAGACTCCCCGGTCCCGATCACCATGAGGCAGCTCGAGGCAGTCATTAGGCTTTCAGAGGCCAGGGCTAAGCTCGCACTCAAGAAGGAGGTCTCGAAGGAGGACGTACAGTCCGTGATCAGGCTCCTCAAGACTTTCCTGAAGCAGGTCGGGATAGACTCCTCGACCGGTAAGATGGACATCGACACGATAATGGTCGGGCACCCCAAATCGCAGGGTGACAAGATGGCTCAGCTCTTCGACATATTCAGGGAGATGGAGAAGGAGAACGAGGGCAGGCCGATAAGGAAAGAGGCGCTGATCGAGCGCGCTGGGTTGGAAGGACTGGACAGGAGGTTCGTCGAGAAGGCGGTCACCGAATGGATAAACCAGGGGGTAATCTACGAGCCCAAGCACGGCGAGCTGAAGAAGGCTTGA
- a CDS encoding ECF transporter S component, with product MRIARDIPVTAFYTSLVAVATVAFTIYVPATRGYFNVGESAVFLAALLGGARIGAFAGGVGSMLADLVLGYYLFAPATLVIKGLEGFLLGVLVSRRPELQKRWWRLLSIAAGVIVFSLIFAVGTFFYSGSSEVSIGLPWIGSYSFVVELSSAFWALVGGAVALLVAYASFSARQEAGYIALSALASGSVMVVGYFLYEQLFLGYAAIAEVPFNIGQVLVGITIAIPAYASLKVISRRPR from the coding sequence ATGCGCATTGCAAGGGACATCCCGGTTACCGCCTTCTACACATCCCTTGTAGCCGTGGCGACGGTCGCCTTCACAATCTACGTGCCTGCGACGAGGGGGTATTTCAACGTCGGGGAATCCGCGGTTTTCCTAGCCGCCCTCCTTGGAGGCGCGAGGATAGGCGCTTTCGCCGGTGGGGTCGGATCAATGCTCGCAGACCTTGTCCTCGGATACTATCTCTTTGCCCCCGCAACGCTCGTGATCAAAGGGCTTGAAGGTTTTCTCCTTGGGGTTCTGGTCTCGCGGCGCCCTGAACTCCAGAAGAGGTGGTGGAGGCTCCTCTCAATTGCGGCGGGCGTGATCGTCTTCTCATTGATCTTTGCCGTTGGAACCTTCTTCTATTCCGGATCATCAGAGGTTTCGATCGGGCTTCCTTGGATCGGTTCCTATAGCTTCGTTGTGGAGCTTTCCTCCGCATTCTGGGCACTAGTTGGGGGGGCTGTTGCCCTCTTGGTGGCATACGCCTCATTCTCTGCACGTCAAGAGGCCGGGTACATTGCCCTTTCGGCTCTCGCCTCAGGATCGGTGATGGTTGTAGGCTACTTCCTCTACGAGCAGTTGTTCCTGGGATATGCCGCGATAGCCGAGGTGCCGTTCAACATCGGTCAGGTCCTGGTCGGAATTACGATCGCTATACCCGCTTACGCGTCACTAAAGGTGATCTCACGCCGTCCGAGGTAA
- a CDS encoding replication factor C small subunit, protein MSAHEVMWTEKYRPRTLDSIVNQTEIVERLKRFVKEKSMPHCLFAGTPGTGKTTAAMCLASDLYGKEYKKNYLELNASDERGIDVIRTTVKDFARTVGMADAPFKILVLDEADNLTADAQQALRRTMEMYTATCRFILCCNYFSRIIEPIQSRCAFFRFVPLKPEDVRARIAYICKLENVEITEKGIDALIYVGNGDLRKVINTLQAAAATSEVVDEGVIYRIAGRVSPKEIKEVLADALGGDFKSARERVIGLMVEYGLSGLDVVKQIHREVLGLNIEEKAKLRIIEAVGEAEFRLLQGGSDEIQINSMLAKVAGLGREE, encoded by the coding sequence TTGTCAGCACACGAGGTTATGTGGACAGAGAAGTACAGGCCCCGGACCCTGGACAGCATAGTGAACCAGACCGAGATCGTCGAGAGGCTGAAGAGGTTCGTGAAGGAGAAGTCGATGCCGCACTGCCTCTTTGCAGGGACACCGGGGACAGGGAAGACGACCGCGGCGATGTGCCTTGCCAGCGACCTGTACGGAAAGGAATACAAGAAGAATTACCTTGAGCTCAACGCGAGCGACGAGAGGGGGATCGACGTCATTAGGACGACCGTAAAGGACTTCGCAAGGACCGTGGGGATGGCCGACGCCCCCTTCAAGATACTCGTACTGGACGAGGCCGACAACCTCACGGCTGATGCGCAGCAGGCGCTGAGGAGGACTATGGAGATGTACACGGCGACCTGCAGGTTCATCCTATGCTGTAACTACTTCAGCAGGATAATAGAGCCGATACAGTCGAGGTGTGCCTTCTTCAGGTTCGTTCCGCTCAAGCCTGAGGACGTGAGGGCAAGGATTGCCTACATCTGCAAGCTCGAGAACGTAGAGATCACAGAGAAGGGTATTGACGCGCTCATCTATGTCGGCAACGGGGACCTCAGGAAGGTGATAAACACGCTCCAGGCGGCTGCCGCCACCTCGGAGGTCGTGGACGAGGGCGTGATCTACAGGATAGCCGGGAGGGTCAGCCCAAAGGAGATCAAGGAGGTGCTGGCTGACGCCCTCGGGGGAGACTTCAAGTCTGCGCGTGAGAGGGTGATAGGCCTTATGGTGGAGTACGGCCTCTCCGGGCTCGATGTTGTCAAGCAGATACACAGGGAGGTGCTCGGGTTAAACATAGAGGAGAAGGCGAAGCTGAGGATAATCGAGGCAGTCGGGGAGGCGGAGTTCAGGCTGCTCCAGGGCGGCAGCGACGAGATCCAGATAAACTCGATGCTAGCAAAGGTGGCAGGCCTAGGGCGTGAAGAATGA
- a CDS encoding replication factor C large subunit has product MTGEGLPWTERFKPAHLMEIVGNYASAEQLLNWVRRRLEGGEGVKKGAMLYGPPGTGKTLSVELVAKELNLELIEMNASDFRTEELVEKVAGGAASQASLFGKRGKLIFMDEIDGISGREDRGGLSSIIATIKASKHPVVVGANDPWDQRFRSLREICEMIQFRRIRSQSIVVFLRKVAKKAGVAVTDGALERIAEFSNGDLRAAINDFQMLATGRQTLNELEVRGLQFRIQERGSFDVMKELFSSKSALEAKLALEGTAMDPEMCLQWINENIPNQYQSPREMVEAYDWLSKGDVFLGRVKRWQLWDLIGYALEIAAGGAALAKSGEYRFVRYSFPRRISVMSQTKEERGAKREALDLIAKANHVSRKKATFEYIPYIQIISGAAPSGPD; this is encoded by the coding sequence TTGACAGGAGAAGGGCTGCCATGGACAGAGCGGTTCAAGCCCGCGCATCTCATGGAGATTGTTGGGAACTATGCTTCGGCTGAGCAGCTGCTAAACTGGGTTAGGAGAAGGCTCGAAGGAGGGGAGGGGGTCAAGAAGGGCGCAATGCTCTACGGACCGCCGGGCACGGGCAAGACGCTCTCTGTCGAGCTCGTCGCCAAAGAGCTCAATCTCGAACTGATCGAGATGAACGCAAGCGACTTTAGGACAGAGGAACTCGTTGAGAAGGTGGCAGGAGGGGCGGCATCTCAAGCCTCCCTATTCGGTAAGAGGGGGAAGCTGATCTTTATGGACGAGATAGACGGCATCTCCGGAAGGGAGGACAGGGGCGGGCTCTCATCCATTATCGCTACGATAAAGGCTTCTAAACACCCGGTCGTCGTCGGCGCAAACGATCCATGGGACCAGAGGTTCAGGAGCCTCCGCGAGATCTGCGAGATGATCCAGTTCAGGAGGATAAGGAGCCAGAGCATCGTCGTCTTTCTGAGAAAGGTCGCCAAGAAGGCCGGAGTGGCGGTAACAGACGGGGCGCTCGAGCGCATAGCAGAGTTCTCGAACGGCGACCTGAGGGCGGCAATAAATGACTTCCAGATGCTCGCCACCGGCAGGCAGACTCTCAACGAGCTGGAGGTGAGGGGGCTCCAGTTCAGAATACAGGAGCGGGGGTCATTTGACGTCATGAAGGAGCTCTTCTCCTCGAAGAGTGCCCTCGAGGCCAAGCTCGCGCTTGAGGGGACTGCGATGGATCCCGAGATGTGCCTTCAGTGGATAAACGAGAACATTCCTAACCAGTACCAATCGCCCCGGGAGATGGTTGAAGCGTACGACTGGCTCTCGAAGGGCGACGTGTTCCTGGGCCGTGTCAAGAGGTGGCAACTCTGGGACCTGATAGGCTATGCGCTCGAAATCGCAGCCGGCGGGGCAGCCTTGGCCAAGAGCGGCGAGTACAGGTTTGTGAGGTACAGCTTCCCCAGGAGGATCAGTGTGATGAGCCAGACCAAGGAGGAGAGGGGGGCCAAGCGGGAGGCGCTTGATTTGATTGCCAAGGCGAACCACGTCTCCCGCAAGAAGGCGACATTCGAGTACATCCCATACATCCAGATCATCTCAGGGGCTGCGCCCAGCGGCCCGGACTAG